Proteins from one Leptospira bourretii genomic window:
- a CDS encoding type II toxin-antitoxin system RelE/ParE family toxin — MYEIKRTEEIVLWLKDLDNDAKKDILVSIEILKEFGPRLGRPHVDTITGSKIKNLKELRVNSKNRPFRIFFVFDPKRNAILLIGGNKATSKKFYPNMIKKSEELYSEYLGDL; from the coding sequence GTGTATGAAATAAAAAGAACCGAAGAGATAGTTCTCTGGTTAAAAGATCTGGATAATGATGCAAAAAAGGATATTTTAGTTTCTATCGAAATTCTTAAAGAGTTTGGGCCTAGACTTGGAAGACCACATGTTGACACCATTACCGGCTCTAAAATTAAAAATTTAAAGGAACTTAGAGTTAATAGTAAAAATAGACCTTTTAGGATATTTTTCGTTTTTGATCCAAAGAGAAATGCCATTTTACTCATTGGTGGAAACAAAGCTACTTCTAAGAAATTTTATCCTAACATGATTAAAAAATCTGAAGAATTATACTCAGAATATTTGGGAGATTTGTAA
- a CDS encoding helix-turn-helix domain-containing protein, translating to MIKKKKELKSFDTDLTKFVSQDIIDQAKAEAQKQIFKLKLAELRQKQGIKQTDVDGFSQVSVSRIESRSDIKISTLVDYVHACGFDVEIKAVPKKKKNKEEFVLLRA from the coding sequence ATGATTAAGAAAAAGAAAGAATTAAAAAGTTTTGATACTGATCTCACAAAATTTGTTTCACAAGATATTATTGATCAAGCAAAAGCTGAGGCTCAGAAACAAATTTTCAAATTAAAACTTGCCGAACTAAGACAAAAACAAGGAATTAAGCAAACTGATGTAGATGGTTTTTCGCAAGTCAGTGTTTCTAGAATTGAATCTAGATCTGATATTAAAATCTCCACACTAGTCGACTATGTTCATGCATGTGGATTTGATGTTGAAATTAAAGCTGTTCCCAAAAAAAAGAAAAACAAAGAA